The DNA segment CGAGACGGGCACGCGCTCGTGGCCCGGCATCGACTCGATCGGGACGCGCTCGTCGGTCGTCGCGTCGACGAACACCGGCGCGATCAGGTCGCTCGCATCAAGACTCGTCTCGCTCACCAGCCCGCGGACGCCGTCTTGACGGAGCCGTCGGGGCCGTCGCGTCA comes from the Salifodinibacter halophilus genome and includes:
- a CDS encoding porphobilinogen synthase codes for the protein MDMTRRPRRLRQDGVRGLVSETSLDASDLIAPVFVDATTDERVPIESMPGHERVPVS